A portion of the Choristoneura fumiferana chromosome 6, NRCan_CFum_1, whole genome shotgun sequence genome contains these proteins:
- the LOC141428816 gene encoding uncharacterized protein, translating into MVDQRDSLSVDLENVSFIPKPSTVFGENNLGEPLVAQRLVLDFAPVQELDNELVQRKCSAFWEYIKSRNDLHHILVLPDEELVTKSIENTIDTDSELTPPKFSKTAVSVLEQYEERGLINRIFEAKLQQSHCSMGPQEYSEAESNKAVPVKPKTCCCSKFCKLCRMVPKRPSGVPSTPKVQALCQKLQAWDTNHPKSMDPPGHAPALSHCIMQRKMIS; encoded by the exons ATGGTTGACCAGCGAGATTCACTGTCCGTTGATTTAGAAAACGTTTCGTTTATACCTAAGCCATCAACAGTGTTTGGCGAGAACAATCTCGGCGAGCCACTGGTCGCCCAGCGTCTTGTCCTGGACTTCGCTCCAGTGCAGGAGTTGGATAATGAATTGGTTCAAAGGAAATGTAGCGCTTTCTGGGAGTATATTAAGAGTCGGAATGACTTGCACCATATATTAGTTTTACCG GACGAGGAATTGGTCACCAAATCAATTGAAAACACGATCGACACAGATTCCGAGTTGACACCGCCGAAATTCAGTAAAACAGCGGTGTCCGTACTTGAACAATATGAAGAACGGG GGCTGATCAACCGTATATTCGAGGCGAAACTGCAGCAGTCGCATTGTTCCATGGGTCCCCAGGAATACTCTGAGGCCGAGTCGAATAAGGCCGTCCCTGTGAAGCCAAAAA CGTGCTGTTGCAGTAAGTTCTGCAAGTTGTGCCGGATGGTTCCTAAACGCCCTAGTGGCGTTCCTTCGACCCCAAAGGTCCAGGCTTTGTGCCAAAAACTTCAGGCCTGGGACACCAACCATCCCAA GTCCATGGACCCGCCAGGTCACGCTCCGGCTCTAAGCCACTGTATAATGCAAAGGAAAATGATCTCATAA
- the LOC141428499 gene encoding uncharacterized protein, translating into MADDHEPLQHYYQTESESDSEYCFPRETNSSVFGESKLGDALVAQHLVLDFTPKDDIDNDIVQKKCCAFWDFIKNRTDLHHMLVLPDEEIVATKKTSEDSDMMGSEFQPTRIAKKQKTAVSMLEVVEGKGLIDSIFEAKLQQTNCSLGSREYLQDGSNKSETTKANTTPCTCSKICKSCRNVSKQSRGAAHGTSSPGVQALCQKLQAWDTEHPKSMKPPGHAPNLTHCIMQRKVIM; encoded by the exons ATGGCCGATGACCATGAGCCACTTCAGCATTATTATCAGACAGAATCCGAATCGGATTCTGAGTACTGCTTTCCACGAGAAACAAACTCGTCTGTCTTCGGCGAGAGCAAATTAGGTGATGCCCTGGTCGCCCAGCATCTGGTTCTGGACTTTACTCCCAAAGACGATATAGATAACGATATAGTGCAGAAAAAATGCTGTGCTTTTTGGGACTTCATAAAGAACAGGACTGATTTGCACCACATGCTTGTTCTACCG GACGAGGAAATTGTGGCGACGAAAAAAACTTCTGAAGATTCCGATATGATGGGTTCAGAGTTCCAGCCGACGCGGATTGCTAAAAAGCAGAAGACAGCAGTGTCCATGCTTGAAGTTGTCGAAGGCAAGG GACTAATCGATAGCATATTTGAGGCGAAGCTGCAGCAGACGAACTGCTCTCTGGGCTCACGGGAATACCTCCAGGATGGATCGAATAAGTCTGAAACAACAAAGGCAAATACAACGC CTTGTACTTGTAGTAAGATCTGCAAGTCGTGCCGGAACGTTTCGAAGCAGAGCAGGGGCGCAGCACACGGCACCTCATCTCCAGGAGTGCAGGCTTTGTGTCAAAAACTTCAGGCCTGGGATACTGAGCATCCCAA GTCAATGAAGCCGCCAGGACACGCCCCCAATCTGACCCACTGCATAATGCAAAGGAAAGTCATCATGtag
- the LOC141428811 gene encoding C-type mannose receptor 2-like, which produces MNLYYNICIFVFYLGLIDGKLFRFDYDYYQEAEGWMKLHHIPATWKDARLRCFREGAVLASAENAHMWAAMKSVFKNSQATVPCGIFTGTHATYSKGDFYSIGGIPLSRMPVTWAPGEPDNADNSEDCLLMLPNGTLADVNCSDVYPYVCYRKKTPNAAVTNCGTVDTEYALDSRTGSCYKFHDEPQVWGSAFATCSGEGGHLAIINSATEAQVLKELYAKHPANSMPGNFIKHVVHIGHSEWGDHGLWMTIHGQTLKEAGYNVWATGQPDNSSNQFCGAMFTNGQLDDVWCDRACPFICEKKPDSLLTDDEL; this is translated from the exons atgaatttatattacAATATTTGCATTTTCGTATTTTACTTGGGTTTAATTG ATGGCAAGCTGTTCAGGTTCGACTACGACTACTACCAGGAAGCTGAGGGTTGGATGAAGCTGCATCATATCCCCGCGACATGGAAGGACGCTCGTCTACGGTGCTTCCGGGAAG GCGCTGTGCTGGCGTCAGCTGAAAACGCCCACATGTGGGCAGCCATGAAGAGTGTTTTCAAGAACTCGCAGGCGACTGTGCCATGCGGCATTTTTACGGGAACACACGCGACATACTCAAAGGGCGATTTCTATTCCATTGGAG GCATCCCTCTGTCTCGCATGCCCGTGACGTGGGCGCCTGGTGAGCCGGACAATGCAGATAACAGCGAGGACTGTCTGCTCATGCTGCCCAACGGCACCCTCGCGGATGTCAACTGCTCCGACGTCTACCCCTACGTCTGCTACAGAAAGAAAACTCCGAACGCAGCGGTTACCAACTGCGGAACCGTCGATACCG AATACGCTCTGGACAGTCGCACGGGCAGCTGCTACAAGTTCCATGATGAGCCCCAAGTTTGGGGCAGCGCCTTTGCCACCTGTTCCGGTGAGGGAGGTCACCTGGCCATCATCAACAGTGCCACAGAAGCCCAGGTCCTGAAGGAACTGTACGCCAAACACCCCGCCAACAGCATGCCTGGCAACTTCATCAAGCATGTCGTCCACATAGGACACAGCGAATGGGGAGACCACGGCTTATGGATGACTATTCACG GGCAAACGTTGAAAGAAGCGGGCTACAACGTGTGGGCGACTGGTCAGCCGGACAACTCGAGCAACCAGTTCTGCGGAGCGATGTTCACCAACGGCCAACTGGACGACGTCTGGTGTGACAGAGCCTGCCCTTTTATCTGCGAGAAGAAACCGGACAGTCTCCTGACTGACGATGAACTATAA
- the LOC141428812 gene encoding uncharacterized protein — protein sequence MFTISAYSVHPLVARFLTLWRYVEVVTDWVTFFLSCLCCQCLNNMPCDAVPPSEGSKSSIETPQILSRAAEVDSGRVCGEPFRPQHLVIDFHRQPGDNEGVEQKCNDFWNFVRKQPAMGGMLVTPESNNKTIVKKVPEQHKVKNDMQVDEYPAVHMLKKLDQLSQSIEAFAASEQTA from the exons ATGTTCACGATAAGTGCATATTCAGTTCATCCCTTAGTTGCGAGGTTCCTTACGCTGTGGAGGTATGTCGAAGTGGTCACGGACTGGGTGACCTTCTTCCTGAGCTGCTTGTGTTGCCAGTGCCTCAACAACATGCCGTGTGACGCTGTTCCTCCGTCTGAAGGCAGTAAATCATCGATCGAAACCCCCCAG ATTCTCTCAAGAGCGGCAGAAGTAGACTCAGGCCGGGTTTGCGGCGAGCCCTTTAGACCTCAGCACTTGGTCATTGACTTCCACCGGCAACCTGGCGACAATGAGGGCGTGGAGCAGAAGTGCAACGACTTCTGGAACTTCGTCCGAAAACAGCCGGCTATGGGTGGCATGCTGGTCACGCCG GAAAGCAACAATAAAACTATTGTGAAAAAAGTACCAGAGCAACATAAAGTAAAGAACGATATGCAAGTAGACGAGTACCCAGCTGTGCATATGTTAAAGAAATTGGATCAATTAA GCCAGTCGATCGAGGCGTTCGCAGCATCAGAACAAACTGCttaa